Proteins encoded within one genomic window of Bradyrhizobium sp. CB1717:
- a CDS encoding AI-2E family transporter has product MTISRDERPRTRADLAQAWDQAWAISVGGIGVVLFTALLAFTWHFAATLLLIFTGMLLGVGLNALTHALGRRVHLAHTMRLAIVCLVLAVLLAGVAYLGGATIAEQASLLSKTIKSQITNVRSFLENHGIDTSVFDLGSAAPATPSDDGSTPAPSQAPHGGLPGAGALASSGGAIVSQTFKLLFGAISAVGNIFIVLFLGLAFAAQPAVYHDGLLFLAPAKHRTRVTLIIDRIGETLERWLIAQIVVMIAVGVVTWIGLAIIGIPGSFILGIQAGLLAFIPTVGAIIAGVVVVLASLASGWIPALSAFLLFMGVHALESYVLTPILQRQALDIPPATLFAFQILLGVVFGIWGLALALPLVAIAKVMIDHFKTYEAPPLAEAA; this is encoded by the coding sequence GTGACCATTTCCAGAGATGAACGGCCCCGGACCCGCGCCGACCTGGCTCAGGCCTGGGATCAGGCCTGGGCGATCTCGGTCGGCGGCATCGGCGTCGTGCTGTTCACCGCGCTGCTCGCCTTCACCTGGCATTTTGCGGCCACCCTGCTCCTGATCTTCACCGGCATGCTGCTCGGCGTCGGCCTCAACGCGCTGACCCATGCGCTCGGACGGCGCGTTCACCTGGCACACACAATGCGGCTCGCGATCGTCTGCCTCGTCCTTGCGGTGCTGCTCGCAGGCGTTGCCTATCTCGGCGGCGCCACCATCGCCGAGCAGGCCTCGCTGCTCAGCAAGACCATCAAGTCGCAGATCACCAACGTCCGGTCCTTCCTGGAGAACCACGGCATCGACACCAGCGTGTTCGATCTCGGCAGTGCCGCTCCCGCCACACCCAGCGACGATGGCTCGACGCCCGCCCCAAGCCAGGCCCCTCACGGCGGCCTGCCGGGCGCAGGCGCGCTCGCTTCCAGCGGCGGGGCGATTGTGAGCCAGACCTTCAAGCTGCTGTTCGGCGCGATCAGCGCCGTCGGCAACATCTTCATCGTGCTGTTTCTGGGGCTCGCCTTTGCCGCCCAGCCCGCCGTCTATCACGACGGCCTGCTGTTTCTCGCGCCTGCGAAGCATCGCACCCGCGTCACGCTCATCATCGACCGCATCGGCGAAACGCTGGAGCGCTGGCTGATCGCGCAGATCGTGGTGATGATCGCAGTCGGCGTCGTGACCTGGATCGGGCTCGCCATCATCGGCATTCCCGGCTCGTTCATCCTGGGGATCCAGGCCGGCCTGCTCGCCTTCATTCCGACCGTCGGCGCCATCATCGCCGGCGTCGTCGTGGTGCTGGCGAGCCTCGCCTCGGGCTGGATCCCGGCGCTGTCGGCGTTTCTGCTCTTCATGGGCGTCCACGCCCTGGAGAGCTACGTGCTGACGCCGATCCTGCAGCGGCAGGCGCTGGACATCCCGCCGGCGACGCTGTTCGCGTTCCAGATCCTGCTCGGCGTGGTGTTCGGAATCTGGGGCCTCGCGCTGGCGCTCCCGCTGGTCGCCATCGCCAAGGTCATGATCGACCATTTCAAGACGTATGAAGCGCCGCCTCTGGCGGAGGCGGCGTAA
- a CDS encoding GGDEF domain-containing protein produces the protein MMSLDSITLYLVATMVAALLGAMMVFFGKQENSPALKWWGTAYLLGAASVALWTAAGERLGPHLYLALNAVGFVACGMVWNAARVFHGRKPNWPGLVLGALAWVAAVTLLDPTASMLRMIIGAGIVSVYAAVTASELWVERRKSLQRRWPAFVVPVMHGCVLMLPILIGSFLRPHDAGFSSSIWVTVFAVELVLYAVGTVFVIFMLVSERTVTAHRTAASTDPLTGMLNRRGFSEACGRVIDREAKAGRPVTVMIFDIDHFKSINDRFGHPAGDEMLRLFSTVVVSNLRISDLSGRIGGEEFAALLPCSLEEGVLVAERVREAFETSGVVVDEGPVDTTVSIGVAGGPAGTELEVLLASADTALYQAKRGGRNRVEAAEELPLSLENWRRQSAARVGAPQARPVTA, from the coding sequence ATGATGTCGCTCGATAGCATCACGCTCTATTTGGTTGCCACCATGGTTGCCGCACTGCTCGGCGCCATGATGGTATTCTTTGGCAAGCAGGAGAACAGTCCTGCGCTGAAATGGTGGGGCACCGCTTATCTGCTCGGTGCTGCCTCCGTCGCGCTGTGGACGGCGGCCGGCGAGAGGCTGGGGCCGCATCTCTATCTGGCGTTAAATGCCGTCGGCTTCGTGGCCTGCGGCATGGTGTGGAATGCGGCGCGCGTCTTCCACGGCCGCAAGCCGAACTGGCCAGGCCTCGTGCTCGGCGCGCTCGCCTGGGTCGCCGCGGTGACGCTGCTCGATCCGACTGCGTCCATGCTGCGCATGATCATCGGCGCCGGCATCGTCTCGGTGTACGCGGCCGTGACGGCGAGCGAGCTCTGGGTCGAGCGGCGCAAGAGCCTGCAGCGGCGCTGGCCGGCCTTCGTCGTGCCGGTGATGCACGGCTGCGTGCTGATGCTGCCGATCCTGATCGGCAGCTTCCTGCGGCCGCACGATGCCGGCTTCTCCTCGAGCATCTGGGTCACCGTGTTCGCGGTCGAGCTCGTGCTCTATGCCGTCGGCACCGTCTTCGTGATCTTCATGCTGGTGTCGGAGCGCACCGTCACCGCGCACCGGACGGCGGCGTCGACCGACCCGCTGACCGGCATGCTCAACCGCCGCGGCTTCTCCGAAGCCTGCGGCCGCGTGATCGACCGCGAGGCCAAGGCCGGGCGGCCCGTCACCGTGATGATCTTCGACATCGACCACTTCAAGTCGATCAACGACCGCTTCGGCCATCCCGCCGGCGACGAGATGCTGAGACTGTTCTCGACCGTGGTCGTCAGCAACTTACGCATCTCCGACCTCTCGGGCCGCATCGGCGGCGAGGAGTTTGCCGCGCTCCTGCCGTGTTCGCTGGAGGAGGGCGTGCTGGTCGCCGAGCGCGTGCGCGAGGCGTTCGAGACCTCCGGCGTCGTGGTCGATGAAGGTCCGGTCGACACCACCGTCAGCATCGGCGTCGCCGGCGGCCCGGCCGGCACCGAGCTCGAGGTGCTGCTGGCCTCGGCCGACACCGCGCTCTACCAGGCCAAGCGCGGCGGCCGTAACCGCGTCGAGGCGGCGGAGGAGCTGCCGCTGTCGCTGGAGAACTGGCGCCGCCAGAGCGCGGCGCGGGTCGGTGCGCCGCAGGCGCGTCCGGTCACCGCGTGA
- a CDS encoding antibiotic biosynthesis monooxygenase family protein: protein MITEIAQIDVKPGSEKDFEAAVAKAKAAFGSSKGFHGFELHKSIEKPQRYRLMVKWATLENHTVDFRGSENFTEWRGLVGQYFAAPPEVEHTETVLTT, encoded by the coding sequence ATGATCACCGAGATCGCGCAAATCGACGTCAAGCCGGGCAGCGAGAAGGATTTTGAGGCCGCCGTCGCCAAGGCCAAGGCCGCCTTCGGCAGCTCCAAGGGTTTTCACGGCTTCGAGCTGCACAAGTCGATCGAGAAGCCGCAGCGCTACCGGCTGATGGTGAAGTGGGCGACGCTGGAAAATCACACCGTCGATTTCCGCGGCTCCGAGAATTTCACCGAATGGCGCGGCCTCGTCGGCCAGTATTTTGCCGCGCCGCCGGAGGTCGAGCACACCGAGACCGTGCTGACCACGTAA
- a CDS encoding gamma-glutamyl-gamma-aminobutyrate hydrolase family protein, translated as MRKPVVGVIGNSHRVENRFQVQMVGERNLRAVAEVSGGLPVMFAGSPDITDIGALLDTVDGIILTGARANVHPTRFNVDPCEKHEPYDIHRDEVALALSVACVARGVPLFGICRGLQEMNVAFGGSLHPEIREIPGRMNHRMPRLENGEIHPDPTVVFADRHEVDLTPGGAFARILGCEKIRVNSLHGQGILDPGKRVLIEGIAEDGTIEAIRIAEAPTFALGVQWHAEYDPQHNPINRKLFEAFGAALVARQKAAA; from the coding sequence ATGAGAAAGCCGGTCGTCGGCGTGATCGGGAATTCCCATCGCGTCGAGAATCGATTTCAGGTCCAGATGGTCGGCGAGCGAAACCTGCGCGCCGTGGCCGAGGTGTCCGGCGGCTTGCCGGTGATGTTCGCGGGCTCCCCTGACATCACCGACATCGGGGCGCTGCTCGATACCGTCGACGGCATCATCCTCACCGGCGCGCGGGCCAACGTGCACCCGACCCGCTTCAACGTCGATCCCTGCGAGAAGCACGAGCCCTACGACATCCATCGCGACGAGGTCGCGCTGGCGCTCTCGGTGGCCTGCGTCGCCCGCGGCGTGCCGCTGTTCGGCATCTGCCGCGGCCTCCAGGAAATGAACGTCGCCTTCGGCGGCTCGCTGCACCCGGAGATCCGCGAAATCCCGGGCCGCATGAACCACCGCATGCCCCGGCTCGAGAATGGCGAGATCCACCCCGATCCGACAGTGGTGTTCGCCGACCGTCACGAGGTCGACCTGACGCCGGGAGGCGCCTTTGCCAGAATTCTCGGCTGCGAGAAGATCAGGGTCAATTCGCTGCACGGCCAGGGCATCCTCGATCCCGGCAAGCGGGTGCTGATCGAGGGCATCGCCGAGGACGGCACCATCGAGGCGATCCGCATCGCGGAAGCCCCGACCTTTGCGCTCGGCGTGCAATGGCATGCCGAGTACGACCCGCAGCACAATCCCATCAACCGCAAGCTGTTCGAGGCTTTCGGCGCAGCGCTGGTGGCGCGGCAGAAGGCGGCGGCGTAG